The nucleotide sequence TAGTTTTAAAACCAAGTGCACTACTTTAGTCGTAAAATGGGGTTTACAAGTTATAAAAGAATGTATGCCTATAGAAGGTGTTTGGGGACATATCACTAgttatttcaatatcaaaacGCTCCTAGTTAATAGAACTCGTATAGATTTTGAAAGTGCATTTAGATACTAATGTACTGCTCTTGCctatttataataaatcattataaATTCTCTTctaaatttgttaaattgtttcaaattaaaaacacGGTTCTAttgatttagaaatatAAGTAATGAATACCAgtctttcttttattatttaaaaatccTCGAAcagtaaaaaaaattactactgactattattatatccTTTCACTTCAATAACCagtcaaaaaataaataaattattcgATCTCTTTAGGATAAAAGTCGAGGTGTCACcagtttttattttatggAAGCAAAAATACATTAGAAAAGTAGATAtacttatttatttaattttaaataataattcatttacaGTCcgaatattaattatatatatatattaaaaattctatCTTTGTATCAATTCTTAACACAAatgtttgaaaaattacagattatatatacatatatttacagaaatttatttctttaaatataattatacaGATTTGGTACTAAGCACTGGGCTAATAAATGAGGAAGCCTTGTTAGCCATATCTGTTActttttcatcaataaaatcTATCTCATCCATTGAATCTTCTGTGTTATTGTATTTTCTGAAACATATCCAGAATAAACAACCTGCTATAAAACATGAAACCGCTAAACCAGTGAACGCCCAAGTAAATTTAGGATCAACCGATGTTGGTGAGATAGCAATACCTAACGCAGAACCGAAGGCAGTTGTAAGCAGGAAAATTGACATTATGAAGGATTTCATTGATTCTGGTGCATTTGAATATGCATATTCTAAACCTGTAATGGAAGCAAATATTTCAGAAAATGCAATCAATACATAAGCAGGAACTTGCCAAGCAATGTGAACTTGATTAGGCGTGTGCGCATATTGTGCAGCACAGGCTAATGGTTTATCAAAACATGGACCAGccttatatataaaacttTGCAAAACGGCTGCCCAGATCATTGCAGCAGATCCAAACATGAATCCCCAGaaaatttttgtaattgatCTAAATGGAGTGAATTTCCTAATAAAAggatataaaaatttttcgCAGATTGGTATGAATACTATAATAGCAATCGAATCGATTGCTTgtaaaaaatcatttggAAGACCATGCAACTCCATGGTACCAGCTTGTGTTACAAAGTTATTTAGCATTTGGCCATAAACACACCAATATATTGgataaaatagaaaaacCTTGCATGCTCTAATAGCCCTGCGAACTTCTTCGACAAACTTATCAGTCCATGGATAATTCGCTTCTGGGTGACAAGATGGTTTAGCAGAATCAAAgtctaatttatttttaaaagcaATCCACGTAATTGTAAAACATTTTGATATAACTTTATCACCAACTGGCTTTCTGACATATTGTTTTTTACCTACAATTAAAACTACAACAGCAATccaaaagaaacaaaaaggCAGCAAGTATGCAGCCCAAAAACCTTTATGCGCTTCTAATTCGGTAGTTGCAATAACCGAAAGGGAACCAATAttaatcattaaataaaaaaacatgaatatattttggaCAGTCAATTTTGGATCTTCAATAACTCTTTCGCCTTTTGAAGTTGTGATTACtcttatttttcttttagGAACTTGTTCTGCAATCAGAactgaaatatttgatttaatcATTCCGGTAGCAATCCCAATAAGAATGATGGCTGCAATATATCCGCCTCTGGCTGCATTTTGTGTTGTTattgattcaattgaagtcatgaataaaataaatataccTGATACATAGATCCCAGTACCTGTACAAATGGTATTGTACTTTCCCCAGTGTGTATCTGCCATATACCCACCAAATATCGGGGTGACATAGCACCAAAACTGAAAGAAATATGATATAGCAGTAGCACCACTGGAATTTAATTGCAGTAAACCTTTTGGAGTATCATTTGGACCATTTGCCATATAATTTTGGAAGGGGGCAGATAAACCATAGTATGAAAACCTTTCAGCAAGTTCAACGATGGCTATTAACCAACATCTCAAGGGAATATAACCACTTACGTGGCGTAAAGTTTTAAGCTCCTCTTCTGTTGGAGCTACATAATCTTCATCCTCCTCCTCATAATCTTCATCGTCCAGAGAATGTACATCTATTTGATTTTCAGTAGAAACCACATGAACTTCAATCTTATCCTTATTGTCTAGTTGTGAAGAAAGCGATAAGTCACTGTTTGAATGCGTTTCAAGTTTCGTTAAACTCATTATTGCTAATTTTGTCTTGGCTATGATGTCAATATCTATTAAATTGTTCCGTATATTTAATGgactttttttttttttattctaaAATCATATCAAGATTATGTCATTATCGATGTGCATTATTTCTCGAAGTTTCTTCCTTTATATAGTTCCAGGAAATGTCAAAATTATAGCAATATTTACAGTCGCAACACTTTAACAGTCAATAATACTATGCctataaaatttatcatATATGGAATAATGTGTCATTCTAAATATTAGCAACAAATTTCATCAGCGATATTTCCCTTAGATTGTAAAGAAAGATAAGATACATGTGTCATGTATCTTAGCTCTAGAGCAAAACCACAATAACATGAAATGGTTAGATGTCTTTTCCAGCATCCCCCGTTTGATAGCCAAATCATAATAGTCAATAATATACCTGCTAAAGTTACAGAAGTAGCAATAAATTACAGCATAGGTAATGAATTGTAAACAGATAAGATAGCCTTATCTAGAAAAACTAAGTTGTAAAAAAGTCTTCATTAAACAACACAAAAAACACAACCCAACCCAAAAACTTACAATTGAATGACATTTATCCCAGATAAGCGGTGAACCATATATGTTGCTGCAACATAGGTGCCATAGCTTAGCATGGCACAAGTTGTAAATATCACTTATCTCAGATATAgttctttaataaaagaacGAGATATCCTCTTTCAGTCTGGGATACTGTCCCACTGGAACTTAGaaaatttctaattctCGCTTTGTTTTTATCTTGAGGACTTGGAGGGGGATGCCAAcaagaaatttttgataagCGTGAGAGATAGAGATAGTGAAACTTTTATAAAGTTGTAACTATTGAGTTTGAAGGATTTATGCAACATAGTTATACAAtttatcttttgaaatGAGTTTCTAGTAACAATTGTAGCACGTAGTAACTACTAGAatgttgatattttttgtcATGAGAAAACAACATTGCTTATGGTAATGATAAGCTGATAAGCTGAAAAGGGCCTCTATTCGTATATAGTAGTGAACGTTATTAACTTAACAAcattttgtatttttagtTACTTTGATACGTCtgaattgatattattaacattatCAATTACAACAATCAACAATTTTCCCAATCATCTGATCGTTgcatataaaatatttcgaTGGATTTtgttaaaagaaaaaaagacaCTATAAGAAGAGtttgtaattattaaatgcCAAATCATTGTTTCAGATAAGGCTGTTTTATAAGAGCAGAAATACAGGAATATTATTTGCGATAGAAAACAACCTGAAAAGAATCTTGAATATGTTTAGCCCATTGTGTACTTTTGGATGTTTCATTGGTATTTTATAACAAGCAAAAATACCATAGTAATGATGGATTAGATTCCGAAATAACAACATGACAGACATGATTGATATACAGCAACTTCAAAGTTAACTGTTAGTTAAAATCACTACTAATCTCGATCACATTGGAAGAAGTATCAAAGTAAAAACAATTGTTTAAACTCTGCAGGCCTGGGAGAACGATGATGTATGCCTACAAATATGATAAGATGAATTTGTAATTAAGGAGTAATATCCTCAATAACAGTGAATTTCACTTTATGTCACTTCAACGTATTGAACATAGTTATCTACATATCAAATATGACACCTTGAATTTTTCCTGGGCCAGTTTTTATACAAAGATGATTGCAGTTTCTTAGCTTTTTGTTGTAAAAACTCACTTCACTTAGGATAAAATTTATAAGCACACATCATTTCTTAGCTATTTAcgtatttttattagattaAAAATCGTATTGGAAATCTGTTTCTACTGGTTATCTATATTATAACGATCATATTTACTGTTTACTAATCAGATTTTAGGACAAAATTCTTCCGAACAAGCTAATCTAACATGACTTAGAACTTTGAGAAGTCCCATTAGCAGTTTGAATTGCAACCAATAGTTATTTAGTGGACACGAGAAGTACAATGTACCTTAATTGTCTACACATGACAATGATAAAGCAGTTTATTAATGGTAGTAATAGATAGATGAGCTAACAACCGGATAACTCAACTACTTTCTATCCCGATTTTGCTAGAACTGCTTGTTCGACTTCAAAGTTATATAAAACTAAGTTGAAGTACCGTCAGTTTTTGGCTTTGTAAAAAGGGGATAAACTCATTAAAAAAGTATTCATGAagttcattattaatttcgATATGTAGTGAAAATTAGGTCACTACAATTGACCTTGCTTGCTGCTGTCAACCTTTTGTGACGTAAAGTTACAAGCTTCAGGTTCAAATTAATTTGCATACAAGAAAGTTGCTTGTGTTCAATTGCTTTGCTGAAGAGGAGCATGAGAAACCTCAAAGtaatgaataaaaaatataaatatgcaCATTTGCATGATGATCAACAGCATATTATGGGTATAAGACTATAAGTTACTCGAATAATagaaatttatatataagattGTTGATCAAACACTACCCAATAAAAGGGCAGGGAATTTAATTCgttttgaaatattttccagataatgcataaatatttatatataagtgaATAAAGGGCATCGTGGTCTCTTTGTTGAGATAGTAATTGGAAATATTGAGAAGACATAATTCTATTAGTTAAACGTTGTAATAGGATTATGAACAATTAGTAAAGTTGTAATTGcttattcttttatttgtaatttatataaacaacatcatatacataatataaatatatgtaataaattaaatcgGGTCGTATTTATACGagttaaattattacattTGAAAGATAGCATATGTTTCAGATACTAACATAGTTATGACTAATACAAGTAGTACTCATCTTTCAACATATCCCCCTAAGACTTGAATTGGTATTCATGACCATCCTCGAGAAGTACTCAGTTTTATCTCGAGCTAGAGGTTTAGTCATCATATCGGCAGGCTGCTCATTCGTCCCAATCTTCTTGATAATTAATGTTTCTTTTGTAGACTCATCACGTATCTTGTGATAGTGAAGTGGAATGTGTTTGGTTCGGGAGTAAAAGACTGGATGTTTAGCTAGTTCAAGCGCTGGCTGGCAATCAATGTATAAAACAGGAGTATCTATCGTCAGATCCATGTACTTAAAGAGGTTGACCAACCACTGAATTTCTTTGACCGCCTCACTACCAGCTATGTATTCAGCCTCAGTTGAGGACAAGAAGACCaaagatttaattttcCTGGAAGACTAAGTAATGGCACCACCAGCCATAGTAGTGATATATCCCCCTGTTGAAAATGGAAGATCGTCTTTGGAGGGCATTGATGCGTCAGTGTAAATAGACATAGAAAGAGAATGTCCAGTTTATAACACAGACTATAGTGGCGAGTGGTATAGAGATATTGAAGCAACCTTTGAGCAGCAGCGAAATGGACTTGGCGTGGGGATTTGGAGGCTTCCGTATATTGTGCAAGGGCATCCTCAGTGGAGATAAGTTGATCATTCTGTGTATTATATAGGTAATTGAGTGATTCACCAGTAGCAGCTTCAAATTGCGTATGACAGATATTGGCATTGTTGTTTTCTGTTGGATTTAAATGTCTGCTTTTAATAGAGCGGGTCTCATCGACTTCCTGAAGAGGTTATCCGACAATACTACTATCGGGGTAAATGTGTCGGCGGTTATGTGGTCGAACTCGTTCGATTTGTTCATCATAGTTACTTCTGACATTAGTTAGTTCGGT is from Tetrapisispora phaffii CBS 4417 chromosome 14, complete genome and encodes:
- the TPHA0N01960 gene encoding uncharacterized protein, coding for MSLTKLETHSNSDLSLSSQLDNKDKIEVHVVSTENQIDVHSLDDEDYEEEDEDYVAPTEEELKTLRHVSGYIPLRCWLIAIVELAERFSYYGLSAPFQNYMANGPNDTPKGLLQLNSSGATAISYFFQFWCYVTPIFGGYMADTHWGKYNTICTGTGIYVSGIFILFMTSIESITTQNAARGGYIAAIILIGIATGMIKSNISVLIAEQVPKRKIRVITTSKGERVIEDPKLTVQNIFMFFYLMINIGSLSVIATTELEAHKGFWAAYLLPFCFFWIAVVVLIVGKKQYVRKPVGDKVISKCFTITWIAFKNKLDFDSAKPSCHPEANYPWTDKFVEEVRRAIRACKVFLFYPIYWCVYGQMLNNFVTQAGTMELHGLPNDFLQAIDSIAIIVFIPICEKFLYPFIRKFTPFRSITKIFWGFMFGSAAMIWAAVLQSFIYKAGPCFDKPLACAAQYAHTPNQVHIAWQVPAYVLIAFSEIFASITGLEYAYSNAPESMKSFIMSIFLLTTAFGSALGIAISPTSVDPKFTWAFTGLAVSCFIAGCLFWICFRKYNNTEDSMDEIDFIDEKVTDMANKASSFISPVLSTKSV